AATTCAATTGCCTTATTTCAATATAATGAAACGTTCGGCTTCATTAAAACAATGGTCATCAGGATATCATGATCTGAGATAATCAAAATGGACCCTGCTTCTTTCAATATGCTAAAATATGTATGATATAAAAGCCGAAATAGGTGTAGTTTCTAAACTGATGTCCAAAAGGAGTGCTGATTTATGATAATCGTAACGAATAGAATCAGAGTCAAAAAAGGGATGGGTGCAGTCATGGCCCCAGGATTTACTGCACCAGGTCCACTTGATACTACGGAAGGCTTCGTAAAAGTTGAAGTATTATTAACGCAGAATTTGTCGGAACACGATGAACTGAGCGTTAATATGTACTGGGAAAACCTTGATAACTTTACCGCTTGGAGAAATAGCGATGCATTCAAGGCTGCACATAAACGGCCTGAGCCAGGTTCCGGTGAAGCGAAAAAAGAATCTCCAATTCTAGGCAGCGAGCTTACAACATATGAAGTCGCCTCGGTAAAGGAAATAGCTAAATAATAAAATCACACAAAAAGAGGCCGCAAAATATGCGGCCTCTCAGACTGTAGACAAACTCGATGAAAATCGAGTTTGTCTATTTTTATGGCTTGTACAATTTGGACCTTGATTTCCACTCCAGTCACTCGCTTTCCGCGGGCGGTCGGGGAGCCTCCTCGGCTTTCGCCTGCGGGGTCTCTCCTAGACGCGCATTTCCCGCAGGAGTCTCGTACCTTCCGTTCCAATCAACTTTGTCTTACCTTTTAGATAGAACCTTTTGCCTGGAGTCATTTTTGTTTTAAAATAGAAGTATTAAAACTTGAGGTGATGAGGATGCTTTCTAAACATGATTCTATTCAGCGAGATCAACTTGAAATGATTACTTTAGATCAACTGGTGCCACCGAACCATTTGGTTCGTAAAATAGAGGCTGCCATTGACTTCACTTTCATTTATGACTTGGTGAATGATATGTATTCAGAGATAGGACGCCCAAGTATTGATCTCGTTATTTTAGTTAAACTGACTTTCATTCAATATACCTTCGGTATTCGTTCCATGCGTAAAACGATTGAAGAAGTTGAAACCAATATGGCTTACCGTTGGTTCTTAGGCTATGGTTTCCATGAAAAAGTACCTCATTTCTCTACATTTGGGAAAAATTATGAACGACGCTTTAAAGATACAGACCTGTTTGAACAGATTTTCTATCGCATTTTAATGACAGCTGCTAATAAAAAGTTAATAAGTGCTGAACACGTTTTCGTGGATTCCACACATGTGAAGGCCAGTGCGAATAAACGGAAATTTGAAAAGAAAATCGTTCGTAAAGAAACACGAGCGTATCAAGGACGTCTTCAAGAAGAAATCAATCAAGATCGTGAAAACCATGGAAAAAAGCCTTTTCCACCAGATAAATTTGATAAAGAAGAGACCAAAGAGATTAAAGAAAGTACAACGGATTCTGAGAGTGGCTACTATGTGAAAGATGAACGAACAAAACAGTTTGCCTATTCATTCCACGCGGCCGCAGACCGCAACGGTTTTGTATTGGGAACGATTGTAACACCTGGAAATATACATGACAGCCAGATCTTAGAGCCACTAGTTGAACAAGTGATTGAGAAAGTTGGAAAACCGGAAGCCGTTGCCGCAGATGCAGCTTATAAAACACCAGCGGTTACAAGCTACCTATTTAACAAAGAAATCATACCGGCTTTACCTTATACACGTCCTCGCACTAAAGAAGGATTTTTCCGCAAACAGGACTATGTATACGATGAACATTTTGATTGTTACCTTTGCCCTTCGGGCGAGCTATTAAAGTACTCAACAACAAATAAAGAGGGCTATCGCGAGTATAAATCCCCCAAACACATCTGTGCAACGTGCTCATTTTTATCTCGGTGTACAGAAAGCAAAGACTGTCAAAAAGTGGTGACACGGCATATCTGGCAAACACATGTGGAAGAAGCAGATCATCTGCGTCATCATCAAGATGTAAAACCTATATATGCGAAGCGTAAAGAAACGATTGAGCGTGTATTCGCAGATGCAAAAGAAAAGCATGGTATGCGTTGGACTACTTTAAGGGGACTTAAAAAATTGTCGATGCAGGCGATGCTTACTTTCGCTGCCATTAATTTAAAGAAGATGGCCAATTGGACATGGCGAGGTCCAAAAATGGCATAACATAGTGGGCTCGAAGAGCCCAATCTCTTAACTTTAGGCGAAAATTTAAATGAAATTTCAAAAGGGGTTCAGAATTTTTAAATTCCGAACCCCTTTTGTCTACAAACTGAGAGGCCGCAAAATATGCGGCCTCTTTTTGTTGTTTTCTCTTAGTGAATTACTGGGCTTCAGCTTTCTTGATTTGCTTGCTTCTAAGCTGGCCGCATGCTGCATCAATATCCGTTCCATGTTCTTGGCGGATTTTACAATTTACGCCTCTCTTTTTCAGCGTATCATAAAATGCGAGAACGGACTCTTTTTCACTTCTTTGGTATTGACTATGCTCATCTACAGGATTATATGGAATCAGGTTGACATAGAGC
This sequence is a window from Brevibacillus sp. JNUCC-41. Protein-coding genes within it:
- a CDS encoding heme oxygenase, with translation MIIVTNRIRVKKGMGAVMAPGFTAPGPLDTTEGFVKVEVLLTQNLSEHDELSVNMYWENLDNFTAWRNSDAFKAAHKRPEPGSGEAKKESPILGSELTTYEVASVKEIAK
- a CDS encoding IS1182 family transposase, which gives rise to MLSKHDSIQRDQLEMITLDQLVPPNHLVRKIEAAIDFTFIYDLVNDMYSEIGRPSIDLVILVKLTFIQYTFGIRSMRKTIEEVETNMAYRWFLGYGFHEKVPHFSTFGKNYERRFKDTDLFEQIFYRILMTAANKKLISAEHVFVDSTHVKASANKRKFEKKIVRKETRAYQGRLQEEINQDRENHGKKPFPPDKFDKEETKEIKESTTDSESGYYVKDERTKQFAYSFHAAADRNGFVLGTIVTPGNIHDSQILEPLVEQVIEKVGKPEAVAADAAYKTPAVTSYLFNKEIIPALPYTRPRTKEGFFRKQDYVYDEHFDCYLCPSGELLKYSTTNKEGYREYKSPKHICATCSFLSRCTESKDCQKVVTRHIWQTHVEEADHLRHHQDVKPIYAKRKETIERVFADAKEKHGMRWTTLRGLKKLSMQAMLTFAAINLKKMANWTWRGPKMA